A segment of the Agrobacterium tumefaciens genome:
ACGGCCGACGAGCGGCATCATGTCCGGGGTCGCGATAACGCGGTCGAAATCGATCTTGCCGCCCTGAACCGTTTCCAGCAGGTCTTCGGCACCAACGATGTCTGCACCGGCAGCCTTGGCTTCGTCAGCTTTGGCGCCACGAGCGAACACAGCAACGCGAACATCGCGGCCCGTGCCGTTCGGCAGGTTAACAACGCCGCGAACCATCTGGTCAGCGTGACGCGGGTCAACACCGAGGTTCATAGCAACTTCAACGGTTTCGTCGAACTTGGCGACTGCACGTTCCTTAACCATGGAAATGGCATCGGTGAGAACGTAGAGCTTGTTCGGGTCAACGCCTTCGCGAGTCTTCTGTACGCGCTTTGCAAGCTTAGCCATGATCAACCTACCACTTCCAGGCCCATGGCGCGGGCAGAGCCCTCAACCATTGCCATTGCGCCTTCGATATCGGCGGCGTTCAGATCCTTCATCTTGGCTTCGGCGATCGTCTTGACCTGAGCCTTGGTGATGGAACCAGCCTTCGCGCCCTTGCCCGGAGTCTTCGAACCGGACTGGATCTTTGCTTCCTTCTTGAGGAAGTAAGTCACCGGAGGCTGCTTCATCACGAATGTGAAGGACTTGTCCTGGTAGTAGGTGATGACGACCGGAATCGGCATACCCTTTTCCATTTCCTGCGTGGCGGCATTGAACGCCTTGCAGAATTCCATGATGTTAATACCACGCTGACCAAGCGCAGGACCGATCGGCGGGGACGGGTTTGCCGATCCTGCCTTCACCTGCAGCTTGAGCTGGCCTGCAACTTTCTTAGCCATTTCTCTCTGCCTTTCAATTCGAACCAGTCACCCGGCTCATCTAATGCCGAAATATCCGGCGGCTGCGGTTGCGTGGTGCGGCGCCCTGCCCCGGCTTAAAGAGCCAGATTGCCTTCCACGCGGTTTGGAGC
Coding sequences within it:
- the rplA gene encoding 50S ribosomal protein L1, which encodes MAKLAKRVQKTREGVDPNKLYVLTDAISMVKERAVAKFDETVEVAMNLGVDPRHADQMVRGVVNLPNGTGRDVRVAVFARGAKADEAKAAGADIVGAEDLLETVQGGKIDFDRVIATPDMMPLVGRLGKVLGPRGMMPNPKVGTVTMDVAGAVKASKGGAVEFRVEKAGIVHAGIGKASFDAKALEENIKAFADAVIKAKPAGAKGNYVKRVAISSTMGPGVRIDPSSVTA
- the rplK gene encoding 50S ribosomal protein L11 yields the protein MAKKVAGQLKLQVKAGSANPSPPIGPALGQRGINIMEFCKAFNAATQEMEKGMPIPVVITYYQDKSFTFVMKQPPVTYFLKKEAKIQSGSKTPGKGAKAGSITKAQVKTIAEAKMKDLNAADIEGAMAMVEGSARAMGLEVVG